The DNA region ataattaaattaaaatacaaataaatcaattaaaataataactCAAAAAATGGGGTGTTACAAGTGCTCCCTTAAGCATATCACTATATTGGGCCTCATGTTTGAGAGGTTGTGTATATCCTGAAAATTTGCCATGGTCAAATTTGGTGTCTTCTATTATATGCAATGGTCGGATTGCATGGATGCACTCTCCCTTAAGTATCTCACCCCATTGGGTCTGATGCTTCAGGGATTGTGTACATTATGAGAAATTGCAATGGTCGGATTTGGAGTCTTGTACCATATGCAATGTTTGAATTTCCCGGTTGCACTCTCCCTTAAGAATCCCAACCCATTAGACCTCATGATTGAGGGGTTATGTACTCTCCCTGAACTTGCAAGAACAGTGGCTGTAACTCCTCCACCGCAACCGGAACCGACGATCACCACATCACATTTCACTTTTAGGATGTTGTTTTTAGAATCTATTTCAACTTCAAGACCTTTCTTAGAAAGAGACTGTGGCAAACTCACATTATCTTCATTCCTAACTTCCACTATTCCCTTTTCAAGTAGCCTCTGTTTGTGAATATTGTTTGTGTTTTCATGATTGTCAACATGGTAACCAATAGCTTCCCATGCAAGGTTCTCTCCATTCTCATTACACTACATGCAATAAACAAGTAAAGTGAATATTCAATCAATCAAAAGCACGACAAAAAATAAGACATAAAGAATGTGGCATTACCTGAGATAGAATCCATAGAAGAGGTACAAAACCTGCACTTGACAGATATATCAGTTAGTTATTTGGGCTCTAAGTATACTTTGGTTTTATGTTAATGATAAATAACCAAATACAATGATAGTTACACGTACCCACCACAGGTTTGAACAATGCAAAGATTAATATCAATATGCCAAGTGAAAAAGTGTATCCTATTTTCATCTTTTAATATAATGGATATTTGGTACTTTTCTTGTGGAAATTTTAGATTGGATCAATATTTTACGTAAGATGTTTTACTTTtgttaaaaatatatatatttagaCAAGGGGAGGGGAATTTTTTATGAAAGTTGTTCAAACTCACTGCATTTGTATTACAAAACTAGGCATTCATCGTTGCACCTACGGTCATGGAATTCATGATGTTTTATTTTATGAAACTAATTTTCTACAAAAAGTTTGCTCTGACAAGTTTTTGTATCTTCCATTGTGATGCGTCTAATGGTTGGTAAAGATATTATTGAAAATGTGCCTTTTTAGGTCTGTAGAACGTAAGTATATCGGGAAGTGGAATTGGTATCAAAAAGTTTTCAGATGTGTTTCATTCTTAATCTACTAGGCAAGTAATTTACGAGTCATGCTTTCGGGAATGATTGATGATCCACGTGTTGTGCTCATGAGAACAACAGAACATGATTGAGTTGATTAAATGATTTCATTTGAACATTTGACTTCGTAAATTGTACTCGGGGTGCTTTAATTTTTCCAGGAAGCCTAAAATTTAAATACTTAATAACTTTCCTACTAAAAGTACATAACATTAACATTTGATTAAATGCTTCTCTTACTTGCACCATAATTGTTTCAAACAGTTCCGGTGTTTCAAACAGTTAGAAATTAGTTTGGAATTAACTATAAATTCTGGGcttataaatataaaaaataataataataataataataataataaattgtCATGTGGCATCTACATCAGATTTTTTCACCACATTGGCATTGCCACGTGTATGCCCGGTTATCAAAAAAGGTTCACGTGTCATGCCACATAAACTTCTGTTACTGACCGTTAATAGGAGAGATCAAAAATGCGGATGGAAAATATTAGGAAGATCATTCTTTGAAGGAATTTTTTAGAGAGATTAAAAGTGAAATTGGTCATATTTAGAGGTATAAAAAACTTATTTAACcctattttaaataatatattttatataattttttcATCTATTTCATGCTCTACTTTTCAAATAACTTATAAGTTGTACTTAATCTATACAAAGTAACAAATAAAACACAACAATAACCACAAAAAGTTGTCATACACACAAATTAACATGTTTCACACCTTAAATAGATATCAAAACTATTTTGTAATATGActgaaaaaaaaattattgaaaaagaaaaagcaaaaaagtTATTAAGAAAGAGATTAAAACTAATCAAGAGAGCTTAAAATGTGAAAAAGGATAATTATAATTCATCGATTTGACGGTTTCTAAAAACTAAAATCGAGAATCGAACCAaacaattttaatttttattgatTTGATTCTATTTTTGAATTgaacaaaaaaattatttttttatttagtTTGATTTAGATTGTCGATTTAATATTTTTCTAAGATGTATACAACActaaaaaaaaattctaataaAGAACCATACATCAACCAAAAGATAGACTCCACTAAGTATAGATAGAGGTGGATAAAAAACAATTTCAAATACAGTAAAGTAAATGTAGAACCAACTTTATACTCCTTCCATCTTATAAAAAGTGTTTTATTTACACTTTTTCTTTATCTCAATTTctttaaaatattaatataatatttatcATTTTCTTCACTATAATATTCTTATTTATTAAATTTCACTTTTTTCAACCATTCCATTGATTATAAATGATAAAAACATTTTAATAAAAAcattttaataaataatattaattttattattaaaataatatatcTAATTATTTTCTTGAAAGCGTGTATAGTTCAAATCAAACAGAGAAAATTTAGTTGAGTATAATTTAGTCATACTACGACTTTATAATATTTATATAATATTGACCCGGCAGATCCATAGTACATTCACCCGTGTTTATTTAATTCTTTAAAGTAGATCCATATCAGATCCATATTACATGTAGAAATAAAGGACAATTTAGATGACAAAGAAAATGATTattgctttttattttattttatagtTGACCTGACCCTAAGAGGAAGCAAACTAGGAAACGAAAGCCTTCACCAATCCAATGAGGTTCTTTGCTTTAGATACCTCAAAAAATTCAACACCATGAAAACCTTCTTCTTGATAATCCACCACCACTTCCACGTCCTTCTCCTCCATCAATTTCACCAACTCCTTATTGCGATCCACCAACGGATCTCCACCGTTCATACTCACCAACACTTTCCACCCTTGACCCTTAATCTTCTCAAATTTTTCATTTAAACCACTCCCAGCCGTTAGATTCGAATACTCATGATCACGCTCAACTCCAATCGGTAATGCTAATTCCCACATCAAATCACCAACGCGCAATGGAAAAACAGGATCATTCTCTAGTCTAAGCTCTGACTCAGTCCTCTGGGTCCCACCAAAAAAAGGTTGACGCAATATCAACCCTTGAATTTTCAATGGCTCAAGATCTTTCACATTTTCAACCACACGTAGTCCTGCATGGTACGCAATCGTAGCTCCGGCACTATTTCCCATTAGATAACACTTAGAATAGTCAACATATTTAGTCAACCATTCATCTTCACTAGATCTAATCAAACTCAATGCCTCCATAGCATCGTCGTATGCCGCCGGCAACCGGTTCTCCGGAGCAAGACGATAATCAACCGATGCGACAACGGCCTCCACAGTGTCAGCCATTTCGACACAAAAATCATGGAACATCGTGGAGGCTGCACTTAGTAGGATGAAGCCACTTCCATGGAAGAAAACAATAAGTGGTAGAAGTTTGTTGTTTTGGTTTGAAACAGTTGCTTTTTTAGGTAGGAATAATCGAAGCCTTGTCTGGTTTGAATTATTGATGGTGAGATCTTTGGTAAGAACAGAGATTGGGAGAGTGGTATCTGATGAAGGTGAAGTGTGTGGATCTTCAAGATTTCGAGTGAGTGTGTCGTTAGGATTATGGTGGATTTTGAGGAATTGGTAGGGATCAGTGGTTGGTGGCAGCGTCCAAGTTTGATTAGCCATGGTCGATGGATGATAGTTTatggtgaatgatgaaaatgaaagGCTTTAAATAATGTGAACTATATTTATTAAGTTAGGTAGTTCTACCAATTTAGGTTAGTCCCGTCTCCATAATGATCAGTTTCGGCTCTTAAAGTTATTAACCATAAATAATAGTAGTACTTTTTAAAGTTAGTCCCATCTACCAATTTTCTTTTTGTTGAATAGGTAAAGTAGTAATGATTTAAATTTTTTACTTAAATAGtctaatttaaaaaaaaaatcctaaaataacATATTTCTTAGATTATTTTTCAAAGTATCTCATTTTGAAAGATGTggcgccagatgaattgacgtATGTTCTGTAATTTAGAGAGGTGGTGGCAATTGGATTAGCTAGTGCACTTAGTGCTGTCAATCCAATTGCCGCATGTGTGTTAAGTTATAAAGGAGACGTCAATTGGTCTGACACATATGTATGTTTcgtaattttttttgaaaaatagtGTACATTTTAGATAAAAGTCGAAATCAGAATAATTGATATTAATATTGATATGTGTTTACATACGTTAACTaaaaagactaatgtcgttgaTCGAGATGACCTAACCGACCTTCGGTCCCACGTCCCCTAGCTACTCGAACgcgtggccctaacccacgttgatgatttACCCCATGTGTTTGAGTATCTGAGGACCCATGAACATTACCACCACCTGCAAGAGATTGCCTAAGATATTCAGACAAATCTGCATAGTCCTGTGTATGCAATGAAGCGCGCCATAGCTGAGTTcgtgacccatgccagagtagttgggttgtgtttgagttattggagggtgaccaggacgattgaagggcgacattggtgtgaatgatgcatcaaataaaggttgaaatgattgttgtggtgtttggtagccatatggttgttgcatgttttggttttATGATGTTTGG from Lathyrus oleraceus cultivar Zhongwan6 chromosome 1, CAAS_Psat_ZW6_1.0, whole genome shotgun sequence includes:
- the LOC127130544 gene encoding carboxylesterase 1, with the protein product MANQTWTLPPTTDPYQFLKIHHNPNDTLTRNLEDPHTSPSSDTTLPISVLTKDLTINNSNQTRLRLFLPKKATVSNQNNKLLPLIVFFHGSGFILLSAASTMFHDFCVEMADTVEAVVASVDYRLAPENRLPAAYDDAMEALSLIRSSEDEWLTKYVDYSKCYLMGNSAGATIAYHAGLRVVENVKDLEPLKIQGLILRQPFFGGTQRTESELRLENDPVFPLRVGDLMWELALPIGVERDHEYSNLTAGSGLNEKFEKIKGQGWKVLVSMNGGDPLVDRNKELVKLMEEKDVEVVVDYQEEGFHGVEFFEVSKAKNLIGLVKAFVS